One region of Prosthecobacter fusiformis genomic DNA includes:
- a CDS encoding biotin--[acetyl-CoA-carboxylase] ligase → MSMDAAWIQSECAAHELPWRVRVEEEIPSTSDALRTAATQGESHGAVVFAESQTAGRGRRENRWVTPRGLDLMFSILLRPTEPVALWPRLTTLAALAICRAIEEELPLQPEIKWPNDIYIEGRKVAGLLAEVVTTPQGMALVLGIGLNVNSREFPPALADTATSLILALPPNVQIRELDRPSLAVRLLRELDAQFQHLSVGFLDAVSQVRLRSWLVGKQIRATVDSQEIFGRALDINQEGHLILALPDGSLKTLTSADGVRQVVSA, encoded by the coding sequence ATGAGCATGGATGCAGCGTGGATCCAATCTGAATGTGCAGCCCATGAGCTGCCGTGGCGGGTGCGTGTAGAGGAGGAAATCCCCTCCACCAGCGATGCACTGCGGACGGCGGCCACGCAGGGTGAAAGTCATGGCGCAGTGGTCTTTGCCGAATCCCAAACGGCGGGCCGCGGCCGCCGTGAGAACCGCTGGGTGACACCGCGTGGACTGGACCTGATGTTTTCCATTCTGCTACGCCCGACGGAGCCTGTCGCCCTTTGGCCGCGCCTGACCACCCTGGCTGCACTGGCCATCTGCCGCGCCATTGAGGAAGAGCTGCCTTTGCAGCCTGAGATCAAGTGGCCTAACGACATTTACATTGAGGGTCGCAAAGTCGCCGGGCTGCTAGCGGAAGTGGTGACAACGCCGCAAGGTATGGCGCTGGTATTGGGCATCGGGTTAAATGTGAACAGCCGCGAGTTTCCACCCGCGCTGGCAGATACCGCCACCTCTCTGATCCTGGCATTGCCCCCCAATGTGCAAATACGTGAACTGGACCGGCCCTCCCTGGCCGTGAGACTGCTGAGGGAACTTGATGCGCAGTTTCAGCACTTGTCCGTGGGCTTTCTGGATGCGGTATCACAGGTGCGTCTTCGTAGCTGGCTGGTGGGGAAACAGATCCGCGCGACGGTGGACAGCCAGGAAATCTTTGGTCGGGCGCTGGACATCAACCAGGAAGGGCATCTGATCCTGGCGCTGCCGGATGGCAGCCTGAAAACGCTGACGAGTGCCGATGGCGTGCGCCAGGTGGTATCTGCCTAG
- a CDS encoding cation diffusion facilitator family transporter: MRWSLIIGFVMLGLKMGAYLLTGSAAILGDAAESIVHVVAVIFAAYSLWLTEQPADENHPYGHSKIAFISAGVEGGLIILAAVFISYESIRRWAGGLEVANLDKGVLLTVLTIIINGGLGLYLLRTGKQQSSLILVSNGKHVLTDGWTSLGALVGLGLMHLTGQLWWDPLCGLLMAANILVSGYGLVRRSVTGLMDEADPTLALALDEALARETTKRGITFHALRHRDAGEIHYVDVHFLFPDDMLLRDAHRVATEIEAAVEKSVQAPVHITTHLECVGDHDELHPNDRLP; this comes from the coding sequence ATGCGCTGGTCTCTGATCATCGGGTTTGTCATGCTTGGCCTGAAGATGGGAGCCTATCTGCTGACGGGATCGGCGGCTATCTTGGGGGATGCGGCTGAATCCATTGTGCATGTGGTGGCGGTCATTTTTGCCGCGTACAGCCTATGGCTGACAGAGCAGCCGGCGGATGAAAACCATCCTTATGGGCATAGCAAGATCGCCTTTATTTCCGCCGGGGTCGAGGGCGGGTTGATCATTCTGGCGGCGGTCTTCATCAGTTATGAATCCATCCGCCGCTGGGCAGGTGGACTGGAGGTGGCCAATCTGGACAAAGGTGTGCTGCTAACAGTACTGACCATCATCATCAATGGTGGCCTGGGGCTGTATCTGCTCCGCACGGGAAAGCAGCAATCCTCCCTCATCCTCGTCTCCAATGGCAAGCATGTGCTCACCGATGGCTGGACCAGCCTGGGAGCTTTGGTGGGGCTAGGGCTGATGCACCTCACCGGCCAGCTTTGGTGGGACCCACTGTGCGGTTTGCTAATGGCGGCAAACATCCTCGTCTCTGGATATGGCCTGGTGCGCCGCAGTGTCACCGGGCTGATGGATGAGGCAGACCCGACACTGGCACTAGCCCTGGATGAGGCGCTGGCGCGGGAAACCACCAAGCGTGGAATTACCTTCCATGCCTTGCGGCACCGGGATGCCGGGGAGATTCATTATGTGGATGTGCATTTTCTTTTTCCTGATGACATGCTGCTGCGCGATGCCCACCGGGTGGCGACTGAGATCGAAGCCGCAGTGGAAAAAAGCGTGCAGGCACCTGTCCATATCACCACTCATTTGGAGTGCGTGGGGGATCACGATGAACTGCATCCCAATGACCGCCTGCCATGA
- a CDS encoding HAD family hydrolase, with protein MARLLLFDIDGTLLDTGGAGGASLLDAVEEVLGVSREKLPPLDLAGATDGGVVRKLFGQTGHDLTDALVRQYLDVYLKRLDARLNHESFVGRVLPGIEKLLPMLQGRDGVDVGLLTGNVRAGADAKLKRFHLQRYFLEGAFGDDAEDRNLLGPVALQRMNAVTGRSYTAGEVIVIGDTPKDISCAHAMNARCLAVGTGHFPATSLAAHQPWQSLENLADAEKVCALLLS; from the coding sequence ATGGCAAGACTTCTTCTTTTTGATATTGACGGTACCCTGCTGGATACCGGAGGCGCTGGTGGTGCGTCGCTGCTGGATGCTGTGGAGGAGGTGCTGGGCGTATCACGTGAAAAGCTACCGCCGCTGGATCTGGCTGGAGCCACGGATGGCGGGGTGGTGCGCAAGCTCTTTGGGCAGACGGGACATGATCTGACAGATGCCCTGGTCCGCCAATACCTGGATGTGTATCTGAAAAGACTGGATGCACGGTTAAACCATGAAAGCTTTGTGGGCCGTGTGCTGCCAGGTATAGAAAAGCTGCTGCCTATGCTTCAGGGGCGGGATGGCGTGGACGTGGGGCTACTGACTGGCAATGTGCGCGCCGGTGCTGATGCCAAGCTGAAACGCTTCCACTTGCAGAGGTATTTTCTCGAAGGGGCTTTTGGTGATGATGCGGAGGATCGTAACTTGCTGGGGCCTGTGGCATTGCAGCGCATGAATGCAGTGACAGGGCGCAGCTATACGGCGGGTGAGGTCATCGTCATTGGCGATACGCCCAAGGATATCTCCTGTGCTCATGCGATGAATGCACGCTGCCTGGCCGTGGGCACAGGTCATTTTCCAGCCACTTCCCTGGCGGCTCATCAGCCCTGGCAGAGCCTAGAAAACCTGGCGGATGCGGAGAAAGTGTGTGCACTGCTGCTGTCATGA
- the infC gene encoding translation initiation factor IF-3, which produces MSAGQFGARPNTNPTPAQPAAGAPAGTPSAPVNRPAPAGGYQPRPSGGPPFNRPGGGGGRPQRNNSRYADQTRVNERIRAPKVRVVDGITNQQYGVLPTQQALRMAKERGLDLVEVASSAEPPVCKIVDYGKYKYIQEKHKKEAHKHQKGGKLKELKFRIGIDPHDYLIKIVHAEDFLAEGHKVRIQLQFRGRQMAHQELGHALAAKIKNDLLTMGHADQEPKMAGRNINMQMSPLPERQRHRKFKTHLKGVTEEKDMHQGEHDPREDKHDEHEEHHDDHHDDHAAPQPPAQS; this is translated from the coding sequence TTGAGCGCCGGCCAATTCGGCGCCCGTCCCAATACCAATCCTACTCCTGCGCAACCTGCGGCAGGGGCTCCTGCTGGCACCCCCAGCGCACCGGTCAACCGCCCAGCACCTGCAGGCGGCTACCAGCCACGTCCGAGCGGCGGTCCTCCTTTTAACCGCCCAGGTGGTGGTGGCGGCAGGCCCCAGCGCAATAACAGCCGTTATGCTGACCAGACCCGGGTGAATGAGCGTATCCGCGCGCCGAAGGTGCGAGTGGTCGATGGCATTACCAACCAGCAGTATGGTGTGCTGCCAACGCAGCAGGCGCTGCGCATGGCCAAGGAGCGCGGGCTTGACCTCGTGGAAGTGGCCTCCAGTGCTGAGCCTCCGGTGTGCAAAATCGTGGATTACGGCAAGTATAAGTACATCCAGGAAAAGCATAAGAAGGAAGCTCACAAACATCAAAAGGGTGGCAAGCTGAAGGAGCTTAAATTCCGCATCGGCATTGATCCGCATGATTACCTGATAAAGATCGTGCACGCGGAAGACTTTTTGGCTGAAGGGCACAAGGTCCGCATCCAGCTTCAGTTCCGTGGCCGTCAAATGGCCCACCAGGAACTGGGCCATGCCCTGGCCGCCAAGATCAAAAACGACCTTCTGACCATGGGACATGCCGACCAGGAGCCCAAGATGGCCGGTCGTAACATCAACATGCAGATGAGCCCGCTGCCTGAACGTCAGCGCCATCGTAAATTCAAGACCCACCTGAAGGGTGTGACTGAAGAGAAGGACATGCACCAGGGTGAGCATGACCCGCGTGAGGACAAGCATGATGAGCATGAGGAGCATCACGATGATCACCATGACGATCACGCTGCCCCGCAGCCTCCAGCACAGAGTTAA
- a CDS encoding DUF433 domain-containing protein — protein sequence MSVLTQRLVKEIESASEPVQAEVLDFVLFVKGRHDASLGERIQRTAGVCGGEACLGNTRIAIWMLETARRSGVSEAELLLDYPGLNRADLSAAWDYVMSHSTEIENLIRQNEEA from the coding sequence ATGAGCGTGCTGACCCAGCGCCTGGTAAAGGAAATCGAATCGGCATCTGAGCCTGTACAGGCTGAGGTTCTGGACTTTGTTTTGTTTGTTAAAGGTCGGCATGATGCGAGCCTGGGCGAAAGAATCCAGCGAACGGCAGGCGTGTGTGGCGGGGAGGCTTGCCTCGGGAATACCCGAATCGCTATCTGGATGCTGGAAACCGCGCGGAGATCCGGCGTGAGCGAGGCTGAGCTGCTTCTCGATTATCCGGGCCTTAATCGGGCCGACTTGAGCGCTGCCTGGGATTACGTGATGAGCCATTCGACCGAGATCGAAAACCTCATCCGCCAAAACGAAGAAGCCTGA
- a CDS encoding DUF5615 family PIN-like protein, with translation MARLYSNENFPLRVVVCLRSHGHDVLTSLESGRANQKVPDDEVLRYAIEQQRTLLTLNRLDFFRLHRSSEGLHSGIIACTSDGDPVRLAQRIHDAIDGLDDLSGQLIRITRPQG, from the coding sequence ATGGCCCGGCTCTACTCCAACGAGAATTTTCCATTGCGGGTGGTGGTCTGCCTTCGCAGTCACGGACACGATGTTTTGACATCCCTGGAATCTGGCCGCGCCAACCAAAAAGTCCCCGATGACGAAGTCCTGCGTTATGCCATCGAGCAGCAAAGGACGCTCCTCACCTTGAACCGGCTGGATTTCTTCCGCCTGCATCGTTCTTCGGAAGGGCTGCACTCCGGTATCATTGCCTGCACAAGTGACGGCGATCCTGTCCGGCTTGCACAGCGCATCCATGACGCCATTGACGGCTTGGATGATCTTTCGGGCCAGTTGATTCGCATCACAAGGCCTCAAGGTTAG